From a region of the Impatiens glandulifera chromosome 4, dImpGla2.1, whole genome shotgun sequence genome:
- the LOC124935467 gene encoding EIN3-binding F-box protein 2-like, whose product MGSVPSIEILPDECLIEIFTRLSIGQSTSASACVSKRWLKLLITIRSAEYHIQEDENVEFGDDEHLSRSLEGKNATDIRLFAIAIGVASLGGLGKLMIRGTPDLVNGVSDAGLSAISHYCHSLRVLSLWNTPLVGDQGLLAIANECPLLENIDLSHCTRISNYGLASIAEYCPNLIYLTIESCPRINDLGIISLVQSASRLRKLKIHSLRISGISLAAIGFYGKSLDTLILGRLPYVSPKGFWLMGKAPGLKKLESLTVSSCSGLTNICLETIVEGCSSLKQISLKKCWFVSDHGLVTVVFTSGSLKSVLLEECHGVTQYGILCVIMKLKSLVIDKCMGIKVLPLHMNIFSSKIRSLSIINCPGFGNVGLTCHRLKNIDFSGSIGITNSDLMAIIKRCTSGLVNVNLSGCLNLTDAVVSAMAYHHGGTLEQLCLEDCHGVSDLSAMAIADMCKTLNELDLSGCKISDFGIAVLACRGEFDLQILSLAGCCDISDECMPFLAMLGKNLVGLNLKNCCSITSGFIDQLVDILGSCDVLS is encoded by the coding sequence ATGGGTTCGGTTCCATCCATTGAAATCCTTCCGGATGAGTGTCTAATCGAGATCTTCACTCGCCTTTCGATTGGACAATCAACTAGTGCATCTGCATGTGTTTCCAAGCGTTGGCTTAAGCTCTTAATCACCATCCGAAGTGCTGAATATCACATACAAGAAGATGAGAATGTTGAATTCGGAGATGATGAACATCTCAGCAGATCTTTAGAGGGGAAGAATGCGACAGACATTAGACTTTTCGCTATTGCAATAGGAGTCGCGAGTCTAGGAGGGCTTGGCAAGCTAATGATAAGAGGAACTCCCGATTTGGTTAATGGAGTTTCAGATGCGGGTCTTTCTGCAATATCTCACTATTGTCATTCTCTGAGAGTTCTTTCTTTATGGAACACCCCTCTGGTGGGTGATCAAGGGTTGTTGGCGATTGCAAATGAATGTCCACTACTAGAGAATATTGACCTTTCTCACTGCACAAGGATTTCCAATTATGGCTTGGCTTCAATTGCAGAGTATTGCCCTAACTTGATCTATCTTACGATCGAGTCATGTCCTAGGATAAACGATCTAGGAATCATCAGTCTGGTTCAGTCGGCTTCAAGGCTAAGGAAGTTGAAGATTCATTCGTTAAGAATATCAGGCATATCCCTTGCTGCTATTGGCTTCTATGGGAAGTCGTTAGACACATTAATCCTCGGCAGGCTTCCTTACGTGAGCCCGAAAGGGTTTTGGTTGATGGGGAAGGCACCAGGCTTAAAGAAACTGGAATCTTTAACGGTCAGTTCTTGTAGTGGGTTAACCAATATCTGTCTAGAAACTATAGTGGAAGGTTGTTCTAGTTTGAAGCAAATAAGTCTTAAGAAGTGTTGGTTTGTCTCGGATCATGGTCTGGTGACTGTCGTGTTCACATCTGGATCTCTCAAAAGTGTGTTATTAGAAGAATGTCACGGAGTTACCCAATATGGGATACTTTGTGTTATAATGAAATTGAAATCTCTGGTGATCGACAAGTGTATGGGAATCAAAGTACTACCTCTTCACATGAACATTTTCTCTtcgaagattcgatcgttgtcTATCATAAACTGTCCCGGTTTTGGTAACGTCGGGTTGACATGTCATCGGTTAAAGAACATTGATTTCAGTGGCTCGATTGGAATAACCAACTCTGATCTTATGGCTATTATAAAACGATGTACATCTGGACTAGTCAATGTGAATCTAAGCGGTTGTTTGAACTTGACGGATGCAGTGGTTTCAGCTATGGCTTATCACCATGGTGGCACTCTCGAACAATTGTGTTTGGAAGATTGTCACGGTGTTAGTGATTTAAGCGCGATGGCGATTGCTGACATGTGTAAGACGCTGAATGAGCTGGATTTATCTGGGTGTAAGATTTCTGATTTTGGTATTGCTGTTTTGGCATGCAGAGGGGAGTTTGATTTGCAGATCCTTTCGTTGGCTGGATGTTGCGATATTTCTGATGAATGTATGCCTTTTTTGGCGATGTTGGGGAAGAATCTGGTGGGATTGAATCTCAAGAACTGTTGTTCAATTACTAGTGGGTTTATAGACCAACTAGTTGACATCTTGGGGAGTTGTGATGTTCTTTCATGA